The Dyella caseinilytica genome has a window encoding:
- a CDS encoding TetR/AcrR family transcriptional regulator, whose protein sequence is MPVPTKRPRRSAKPPKLDLAPKVTPAQSRAAETYEHLLDVTAQVLAEVGFEQLSTNLVCQRAGLSPPALYRYFPNKYALLHELGLRLMHRQNALIEPWLTTAAFVSANALEEALTGLLLETYEVTRQATGGIWIMRALRAIPMLQDVRLESASEVAVQATARLSEAFPEVPVAELQLISRVADSMAFAALEMLFDDPSLDAPSVMRLVAASLASNVARLQGDATH, encoded by the coding sequence GTGCCAGTCCCGACCAAGCGGCCCCGCCGCAGCGCCAAGCCCCCCAAGCTCGATCTGGCGCCCAAGGTGACCCCCGCGCAGTCCCGCGCTGCCGAAACCTACGAACACTTGCTGGACGTGACCGCCCAGGTGTTGGCCGAGGTGGGTTTCGAGCAGCTCAGCACCAATCTGGTCTGCCAGCGCGCAGGGCTGTCGCCGCCGGCCTTGTATCGCTACTTCCCGAACAAATACGCCTTGCTGCACGAGCTCGGCCTGCGCCTGATGCACCGGCAGAATGCGTTGATCGAACCATGGCTGACGACGGCGGCGTTCGTCTCGGCGAACGCGCTGGAAGAAGCGCTGACCGGCTTGCTGCTGGAAACCTATGAGGTCACGCGCCAAGCGACCGGTGGCATCTGGATCATGCGTGCGTTGCGTGCGATTCCCATGCTGCAAGATGTGCGGCTGGAGTCGGCCAGCGAAGTGGCGGTGCAGGCGACGGCGCGCCTGAGCGAAGCCTTTCCTGAAGTGCCGGTGGCGGAGTTGCAGCTCATCAGCCGGGTCGCCGACAGCATGGCTTTCGCGGCATTGGAAATGCTCTTCGACGATCCGTCGCTCGATGCGCCATCCGTCATGCGTTTGGTCGCGGCGAGTCTGGCCAGCAATGTTGCACGTCTTCAGGGTGACGCCACGCACTGA
- a CDS encoding MFS transporter, whose amino-acid sequence MTTSISIAFRRSEIMAALAVGCVALMMLGLQPALLGNLVEQHRISLEGVGIVAMGEIFSLGVGVVLAEKFLPLQHLRPVAVIGSVLLVAVNLLTLAAHGDVACVIMRVAAGLLEACLFWITTIVIVRSPKPDRLAGIFLTAQTLTQALVALALARLPLHFFGWQAGFVVLAAVCAVPLLVTARLPRQVGTHSDAIMPSLVSWRGFFALLIPFAHLSAIGTLWAYLEPLSKNAGIVGSNADALVALVLLMQVIGGSIAAIAVRRWRVGPTLVISATVIALIGIAIHRLPAPAPWPFAALCAVFGFAWLFQMPFHVRLAFDIDPRGRVAMLVPPAQLLGSGFGPLAASFSVQGEDVQRIPLIAAGFAVCVIVALLFVKYRAPSGDGSGVLAGGEHFK is encoded by the coding sequence ATGACGACATCGATCTCAATTGCGTTTCGCCGTTCCGAAATCATGGCAGCGCTCGCCGTGGGCTGTGTTGCGCTCATGATGCTCGGCCTGCAGCCTGCACTGCTCGGGAACCTGGTCGAACAGCATCGTATTTCGTTGGAGGGTGTCGGCATCGTCGCCATGGGCGAAATCTTTTCCCTTGGTGTCGGCGTGGTTCTGGCGGAGAAGTTTTTGCCGCTGCAACACCTTCGCCCGGTTGCCGTGATTGGCAGCGTGCTGTTGGTGGCCGTCAATCTACTTACGCTGGCTGCGCACGGCGATGTCGCCTGCGTCATCATGCGTGTTGCCGCGGGATTGCTCGAAGCATGCCTGTTCTGGATCACCACCATCGTGATCGTGCGCTCACCGAAACCCGATCGGCTGGCCGGTATTTTCCTCACCGCGCAGACGCTCACACAAGCGCTGGTAGCGCTGGCGTTGGCGCGACTGCCGCTGCACTTTTTCGGCTGGCAGGCAGGATTCGTCGTACTCGCGGCAGTGTGCGCGGTGCCTTTACTGGTCACAGCACGATTGCCACGACAGGTCGGCACGCATAGCGATGCCATCATGCCGTCGCTGGTTTCATGGCGCGGCTTCTTCGCCTTGCTGATTCCATTCGCACACTTGAGTGCCATAGGCACGCTGTGGGCTTATCTGGAGCCCTTGAGCAAGAACGCCGGCATCGTCGGCAGCAATGCCGATGCGCTGGTGGCACTGGTGCTGCTGATGCAGGTGATCGGCGGCAGCATCGCGGCTATCGCAGTGCGTCGCTGGCGTGTTGGGCCCACACTGGTGATCAGTGCGACGGTCATTGCCCTCATCGGCATAGCGATACATCGCCTGCCGGCACCTGCACCATGGCCGTTCGCCGCGCTGTGTGCAGTATTCGGCTTTGCGTGGCTGTTCCAGATGCCATTCCATGTGCGATTGGCGTTCGATATCGATCCGCGCGGGCGCGTCGCCATGCTGGTACCGCCGGCACAGCTACTGGGCTCCGGATTCGGGCCACTGGCGGCTTCCTTCAGTGTGCAAGGTGAAGATGTACAACGCATTCCGCTGATTGCGGCGGGATTCGCGGTGTGCGTGATCGTGGCATTGCTGTTTGTGAAATATCGCGCTCCTTCCGGGGACGGGAGTGGGGTTCTGGCCGGAGGCGAGCACTTCAAATAA
- a CDS encoding TonB-dependent receptor: MTMRQRTLSRCMRHALFGGAALFVCALWSAGAKGADQDTGNNPPATKPSTSKSAPDASQAKQLGNITVTAQSRTQQMEQVPIPLQILTAAQINTQAATDLSKISLFVPGLVVDGSQPTQPSYSLRGISTSDFGIGTESAVGVYIDGVYAARSGGALLAFNDIDRIEVLKGPQGTLFGRNAAGGAISIVTNQPSDKFEGKVIVRFGNDGEKYENALLNIPLNKDMALRISVLDNQSDGWIKDQANGQHYGKNDDWGSRFVYRWNITPDTTLLWSWDHERLNQPPQPAIGLVALSNNTYQRPPYPPNPETYINPLTAPLYNDATQAAEWRHFDGSTLVIDHSFPWGSFTSTTAWRHFNTFNDEDNDGTDHIVSYLDTANIEHNNSYYQEFKLSGDNDLMDWVSGISAYSEQARQTSEVNTNTYSLDTLAQNVDGLGLPLTEITQGLQALGLPYNLLGDSWREQINNVGHFKAYAAFGDVIWHISDDFDLTTGLRYTEDQKYFTWYTPLRQATAFDQTVAELVNSGIVNLLPPQAQEALGAFGSNVIFPNAVGQWVQAQHSWHDFSPRAVASYKFTPNVMGYVSVTKGYKAGGYNSLQVGSLYAPEKVWNYEGGVKAVFPDYNLMVNASAYYYRYSNLQSSVLNPNFSGSGVPFYTVMTSDQHAHGLDFETQWQPVNALRLNFTSAYIDSTYIQGTSTSGVSLDGQPTGEPFFSATAGLDYTWFGVYNGNLEFNMQYAYRGPTRCNADSGFQGTCLTTPLFSVGTSTQRTDARLDWHTPDQRWGVAFYVNNMFNKRYVVSIGNDSTNDFGTPYAVITPPRVYGIELRTKF, from the coding sequence ATGACGATGCGGCAACGTACTCTATCCCGGTGCATGCGCCACGCGCTGTTTGGCGGTGCTGCGCTGTTTGTTTGTGCGCTCTGGTCGGCGGGGGCCAAAGGAGCGGATCAGGACACAGGCAATAATCCGCCGGCAACCAAGCCATCCACGAGTAAATCGGCGCCGGATGCAAGCCAGGCCAAGCAACTGGGCAATATCACCGTCACGGCGCAGAGCCGTACGCAGCAGATGGAGCAGGTACCTATTCCGCTGCAAATTCTGACCGCGGCGCAAATCAACACCCAGGCTGCGACGGATTTGAGCAAGATCTCGCTGTTCGTGCCGGGACTGGTGGTGGACGGCAGCCAGCCGACGCAACCGAGCTATTCCCTGCGCGGCATCAGCACGAGCGACTTCGGCATCGGCACCGAGTCTGCCGTCGGCGTGTACATCGACGGCGTCTACGCCGCACGCTCTGGTGGCGCCTTGTTAGCCTTCAACGATATCGACCGCATCGAAGTGCTGAAAGGTCCACAAGGCACGCTGTTCGGACGCAACGCGGCCGGCGGCGCGATCTCCATCGTCACCAATCAGCCATCCGATAAATTCGAAGGCAAAGTCATCGTGCGCTTCGGCAACGACGGCGAAAAATACGAAAACGCACTGCTGAACATTCCGCTCAACAAGGATATGGCACTGCGCATCAGCGTGCTGGATAACCAGAGCGATGGCTGGATCAAGGACCAGGCGAACGGTCAGCACTACGGCAAGAACGATGATTGGGGCAGCCGCTTCGTTTACCGCTGGAACATCACGCCGGACACAACCTTGCTCTGGTCGTGGGATCACGAGCGCCTGAACCAACCGCCTCAACCGGCGATCGGGCTGGTGGCTTTGTCCAACAATACTTACCAACGTCCGCCGTATCCGCCGAATCCGGAAACTTATATCAATCCGCTGACCGCACCGCTGTATAACGATGCGACCCAAGCGGCTGAATGGCGACACTTTGACGGCTCCACGCTGGTCATCGACCACTCGTTCCCGTGGGGCAGTTTCACCTCCACCACGGCGTGGCGACATTTCAATACGTTCAACGACGAAGACAACGATGGCACCGATCACATCGTCAGTTATCTCGACACCGCCAATATCGAGCACAACAACAGCTACTACCAGGAATTCAAACTGTCCGGCGACAACGACCTGATGGACTGGGTCTCGGGTATCAGCGCCTATTCCGAACAGGCACGCCAGACCAGCGAGGTGAACACCAATACCTACAGCCTCGACACGCTGGCACAGAACGTCGACGGCCTTGGACTGCCGCTGACTGAAATCACCCAGGGCTTGCAGGCGCTTGGCCTGCCCTACAATCTGCTTGGCGACTCGTGGCGCGAACAAATCAACAACGTCGGCCACTTCAAAGCCTATGCGGCCTTCGGCGACGTGATCTGGCATATCAGTGATGACTTCGATCTGACGACCGGCCTGCGCTACACAGAAGATCAGAAATACTTCACCTGGTACACACCGCTGCGCCAAGCCACAGCCTTCGATCAAACCGTGGCTGAGCTGGTCAATTCCGGCATCGTCAACCTGCTTCCGCCGCAGGCGCAGGAGGCACTGGGTGCCTTCGGCAGCAATGTCATCTTCCCCAATGCCGTCGGCCAATGGGTGCAAGCCCAACACAGCTGGCATGATTTCAGCCCGCGCGCGGTAGCAAGTTACAAGTTCACGCCGAACGTGATGGGGTATGTGTCCGTGACCAAGGGTTACAAAGCCGGCGGCTACAACAGCCTGCAGGTCGGTTCGCTGTACGCACCGGAAAAAGTCTGGAACTACGAAGGCGGCGTGAAGGCGGTATTCCCCGACTACAACCTGATGGTCAATGCCTCGGCCTACTACTACCGCTATTCCAATTTGCAGTCGTCGGTGCTCAATCCGAACTTCTCCGGTTCGGGCGTACCGTTCTACACGGTGATGACCAGCGACCAGCATGCGCACGGCCTGGATTTCGAGACGCAGTGGCAGCCAGTCAACGCGCTTCGCCTGAATTTCACCAGCGCGTATATCGACAGCACCTATATCCAAGGCACCTCCACCTCGGGCGTCAGCCTGGATGGCCAGCCGACGGGCGAACCGTTCTTCTCTGCCACCGCGGGTCTCGACTACACCTGGTTTGGCGTTTACAACGGCAACCTGGAGTTCAACATGCAGTATGCGTATCGCGGCCCCACGCGCTGCAATGCGGACTCCGGCTTCCAGGGCACCTGCCTGACCACGCCGCTGTTCAGCGTCGGCACCTCCACCCAGCGCACGGATGCCCGCTTGGACTGGCATACACCGGACCAGCGCTGGGGCGTGGCGTTCTACGTCAACAACATGTTCAACAAACGCTACGTGGTCAGCATCGGCAACGACAGCACCAACGATTTCGGTACGCCCTACGCAGTCATAACGCCACCGCGCGTATATGGTATTGAGTTGCGGACGAAGTTCTGA
- a CDS encoding xylulokinase — protein MPSAAPAIVPSRNERLVLAVDLGTSGCKVALIGMDGSVLAWTFRPVALHLVDELGVEQDPQDWWHAFLDGAQELLTSDTRRRRQVVAVCCSTFGECTIPVDQEGNALARAMLWVDMRGADAIRRRARRGRLNIQGYGPLRLARWLRLTGGAPSLSGKDPAGHMAWLYDHQPALVERTSKFLNALDFMNLRLTGRFCATYDSALTTWATDNRDLSQVRYDAGLLRLLGVDRDKLPDLVHSTEVIGHLLPTVADILGLAPDTKVVAGGIDNSAAAIGAGTVRDGELHLYLGTSSWLGAHMPHKRTHISTFIASLPCAQRDRYLAMAMQTTACGNLSFLRDRILFHADELLGDDQRTDVYPLLDRIADRVPAGSRGLFYMPWLHGERTPVDDRHLRAGLFNLSLEHTREDMIRAFLEGVALNTRWMLEPMLDFVDSGRGGAITIVGGGGQSEVWCQMIADVTGMVIQQPHAPIQANALGAAFIAGIGLGELSFHDVPALCRHRHRFEPRQALRHLYDDSFATFKQLHKRLAPLYRRLNQHRSVPR, from the coding sequence ATGCCCAGCGCGGCGCCCGCCATCGTGCCCTCACGCAACGAACGCCTTGTGCTGGCGGTCGATCTGGGCACGTCCGGTTGCAAGGTCGCACTGATCGGCATGGATGGCAGCGTACTGGCATGGACCTTCCGCCCGGTGGCACTGCATCTGGTCGATGAACTGGGCGTCGAGCAGGATCCGCAAGACTGGTGGCATGCCTTTCTCGACGGCGCGCAGGAATTGCTGACCTCGGACACACGCCGGCGGCGGCAAGTCGTAGCGGTCTGCTGTTCGACCTTCGGCGAATGCACCATCCCGGTCGACCAGGAAGGCAACGCGCTCGCACGTGCCATGTTGTGGGTAGATATGCGCGGCGCCGACGCGATCCGCCGGCGTGCGCGCCGCGGACGGTTGAACATCCAGGGCTATGGTCCGCTCCGCCTCGCACGCTGGCTGCGCCTTACCGGCGGCGCGCCGTCGCTGTCCGGCAAGGATCCGGCCGGCCATATGGCCTGGCTCTACGATCATCAGCCGGCACTGGTCGAGCGCACCAGCAAATTTCTCAACGCGCTCGATTTCATGAATCTGCGCCTGACCGGCCGGTTTTGCGCCACCTACGATTCGGCCCTCACCACCTGGGCCACAGATAACCGCGATCTCTCACAAGTGCGTTACGACGCGGGCCTGCTGCGGCTGCTCGGTGTCGATCGCGACAAGCTGCCGGATCTGGTGCATTCGACGGAAGTGATCGGCCACTTGCTGCCAACGGTCGCCGACATCCTGGGACTTGCGCCGGATACCAAGGTTGTCGCCGGCGGCATCGACAACTCGGCGGCGGCCATCGGTGCCGGAACGGTGCGCGATGGCGAACTGCACCTGTATCTGGGCACATCGTCCTGGCTGGGCGCACATATGCCGCACAAGCGCACGCATATCAGCACCTTCATCGCATCGCTGCCATGCGCACAACGCGACCGTTATCTGGCGATGGCAATGCAGACGACGGCGTGCGGCAATCTTTCGTTCCTGCGCGACCGCATTCTGTTTCATGCCGACGAGCTACTCGGCGATGATCAGCGCACGGATGTCTATCCGCTGCTCGACCGCATCGCCGATCGCGTACCGGCAGGGTCACGCGGTCTGTTCTACATGCCGTGGCTGCACGGCGAACGCACGCCCGTGGACGACCGGCATCTGCGCGCCGGCCTGTTCAACCTCTCGCTGGAGCACACCCGCGAAGACATGATCCGCGCCTTCCTCGAAGGCGTGGCCTTGAACACGCGCTGGATGCTCGAACCGATGCTGGATTTCGTCGACAGCGGACGCGGTGGCGCCATCACTATTGTCGGCGGCGGCGGCCAATCGGAAGTCTGGTGTCAGATGATCGCCGACGTCACCGGCATGGTCATCCAACAACCCCATGCGCCGATCCAGGCGAACGCGCTGGGCGCGGCGTTCATTGCGGGCATCGGGCTCGGTGAATTGTCTTTTCACGATGTGCCGGCGTTGTGCCGTCATCGGCATCGTTTCGAACCGCGCCAAGCCTTGCGCCATCTGTACGACGACAGCTTCGCCACCTTCAAGCAATTGCACAAGCGGCTCGCGCCACTTTATCGCCGGCTCAATCAACACCGGAGCGTGCCGCGATGA
- a CDS encoding coniferyl aldehyde dehydrogenase gives MNQPDRLDLPSELKRLRDVQAQNPLPDWGIRARRLRALEAVVRDHRSEIADAIHADFGCRPREETEMLEVFPSLSAIRHALSHGRRWMKPRRALASLAFLPARTEMRPQPLGVVGIIVPWNYPLYLAVGPLADALAAGNRVMVKMSEFTPRFSQLFADLVARHFQPDEVIVVNGDASVGQAFANLPFDHLLFTGSTAVGHHVMRAASANLTPVTLELGGKSPAIIGPGARFDHAVERIVFGKMVNAGQTCIAPDYVLLPRAEIPRFTAAARDAAARLYPNLAGNAQYASIATDRHYQRLSNLRDEAVKAGAQSAKLAEVDDRPGQRLLTPVLLTDVRDDMPVMQEEIFGPLLPLVPYDHLDDAIDYVTRHPRPLALYLFEQDRAKVDRVLARTHAGGVSLNDTLYHIAQHNLPFGGVGPSGMGGYHGEAGFRTFSHMKPVFRQARLNGTGLLNPPYGKRFRQMLEILLRRG, from the coding sequence ATGAACCAGCCTGACCGCCTGGACCTACCCAGCGAGCTGAAGCGCCTGCGAGACGTGCAGGCGCAGAACCCGCTACCCGACTGGGGCATTCGCGCACGCCGTCTGCGTGCGCTGGAAGCCGTGGTGCGCGATCACCGCAGCGAAATCGCGGACGCGATTCATGCCGACTTCGGCTGCCGCCCACGTGAAGAAACGGAGATGCTGGAAGTCTTTCCCAGCCTTTCCGCTATCCGCCACGCGTTGAGTCATGGCCGCCGCTGGATGAAGCCACGGCGGGCCTTGGCCAGCCTGGCCTTCCTGCCGGCCCGTACCGAAATGCGCCCGCAGCCATTGGGCGTAGTCGGCATCATCGTGCCGTGGAATTACCCGTTGTATCTGGCAGTCGGTCCGCTGGCCGATGCACTTGCCGCGGGCAATCGCGTGATGGTGAAGATGAGCGAATTCACACCACGTTTCTCGCAACTCTTCGCCGATCTCGTCGCACGCCACTTCCAACCGGATGAAGTGATCGTGGTCAACGGCGACGCCTCGGTCGGACAAGCGTTTGCAAATCTGCCGTTCGACCATCTGCTGTTTACCGGCTCCACTGCCGTCGGCCATCACGTCATGCGCGCTGCATCGGCCAACCTCACACCCGTAACGCTGGAGCTGGGCGGCAAATCACCCGCCATCATCGGTCCCGGTGCGCGTTTCGATCACGCGGTGGAACGCATCGTATTCGGCAAGATGGTCAACGCCGGTCAGACCTGCATCGCTCCCGACTACGTATTGTTGCCGCGTGCCGAGATACCACGCTTTACCGCTGCCGCACGCGATGCCGCTGCACGTCTCTATCCCAACCTCGCCGGCAACGCGCAATACGCCAGCATCGCCACCGACCGCCATTACCAACGCCTATCCAACCTGCGCGACGAAGCAGTGAAAGCAGGCGCACAAAGCGCCAAACTGGCGGAGGTAGACGATCGCCCCGGACAGCGTCTGCTCACTCCAGTGTTGCTGACCGACGTGCGCGACGACATGCCGGTGATGCAGGAAGAAATCTTCGGCCCGCTGCTACCGCTGGTGCCTTACGACCATCTCGATGACGCCATCGATTACGTCACCCGCCATCCACGACCACTCGCGCTTTATCTGTTCGAGCAGGACCGGGCAAAAGTCGACCGCGTACTTGCACGCACCCATGCCGGCGGCGTCAGCCTCAACGACACGCTCTACCACATCGCCCAACACAACCTGCCCTTCGGCGGCGTGGGACCATCAGGCATGGGCGGCTATCACGGCGAAGCAGGCTTTCGCACGTTCTCGCATATGAAACCCGTATTCCGTCAGGCGCGACTTAACGGCACGGGATTGCTCAATCCGCCTTATGGAAAGCGCTTCAGGCAAATGCTGGAGATTTTGTTGCGGCGTGGTTGA
- a CDS encoding aspartate aminotransferase family protein, with amino-acid sequence MNFNHASAVLPANSAVSQWPDTDALYRRFDALVKQPIRPLKRDAMQQVLNYFEQRCQGSKRLAEQAKQVIPGGVQHNLAFNYPFPLAINHASGAHMTDVDGNRYTDFLQAGGPTLLGSNYPDVREKVQALMQECGPVTGLLHEYEIKLAELVCDAMPAVDMLRMMGSGTEAVMGAIRLARAYTGKKRVIKIGGGYHGWSDQMVYGMRLPNTGRMEAIGIPRGATASTQESLPNDLAAIRRKLQWNRLRGGTAAVIVEPFGPESGTRPVTKDFNAQVRRLCDEFDALLIFDEVVTGFRAGMGGAQAYFGVAPDLTILGKCLTGGYPMAGAIGGKRDIMMMLVGGIGTTSKRAFVGGTLTANPLSCAAGYFALQEIQRTDAAAKAGRAGDRLRQGLEQIIERLGLPYVAYNMGSIVHLQTSGVLLLDTSNLLKLVRLRNEAKQRRHMMEEMGAAYAAHGLITLAGSRIYTSLADTDEVIDDALNRFEDVLKLV; translated from the coding sequence ATGAATTTCAATCACGCCTCCGCCGTACTTCCGGCGAACAGCGCGGTGTCGCAATGGCCGGATACGGACGCGCTTTATCGACGCTTCGATGCGCTGGTGAAGCAACCGATCCGTCCGCTGAAACGCGATGCGATGCAGCAGGTGCTCAACTATTTCGAGCAGCGCTGCCAGGGCTCCAAACGTCTGGCTGAGCAGGCCAAGCAGGTGATTCCCGGCGGCGTACAGCACAATCTCGCCTTTAATTATCCGTTCCCGCTCGCCATCAACCATGCCAGCGGCGCGCACATGACGGATGTGGATGGCAACCGCTACACCGACTTTCTGCAAGCCGGCGGCCCAACCTTGCTTGGCTCGAACTACCCGGACGTGCGGGAGAAAGTACAGGCCCTGATGCAGGAGTGCGGCCCGGTCACCGGCCTGTTGCACGAATACGAGATCAAGCTGGCCGAGCTGGTTTGCGATGCCATGCCAGCAGTCGACATGCTACGCATGATGGGCTCGGGCACGGAAGCGGTGATGGGTGCGATACGCCTGGCGCGCGCCTATACCGGCAAGAAACGAGTCATAAAAATCGGCGGCGGCTACCACGGCTGGAGCGACCAGATGGTCTACGGCATGCGCCTGCCGAATACCGGGCGCATGGAAGCGATCGGCATCCCGCGCGGCGCCACTGCCAGCACGCAGGAAAGCCTGCCAAACGATCTCGCGGCTATCCGGCGCAAATTGCAGTGGAACCGCCTTCGCGGCGGCACCGCCGCCGTCATCGTCGAACCGTTCGGCCCTGAAAGCGGTACGCGGCCGGTGACCAAGGATTTCAATGCGCAGGTTCGCCGTCTGTGCGACGAGTTCGACGCCTTGCTGATCTTCGATGAAGTCGTCACCGGATTCCGTGCCGGCATGGGCGGTGCGCAAGCCTATTTCGGCGTGGCGCCGGACCTCACCATTCTCGGTAAATGCCTCACCGGCGGATATCCCATGGCGGGTGCGATCGGCGGCAAGCGCGACATCATGATGATGTTGGTCGGCGGCATCGGCACCACCAGCAAACGCGCTTTCGTCGGTGGCACGCTCACCGCCAATCCGCTTTCGTGCGCAGCCGGCTATTTCGCGCTGCAAGAAATCCAGCGCACCGATGCCGCGGCGAAAGCCGGTCGTGCCGGTGATCGTCTGCGCCAGGGGCTGGAGCAGATCATCGAACGACTCGGCCTACCCTATGTGGCCTACAACATGGGTTCGATCGTGCATCTGCAGACATCCGGCGTGCTGCTGTTGGACACCAGCAACCTGCTCAAGCTCGTCCGCCTGCGCAACGAGGCCAAGCAACGCAGACACATGATGGAGGAAATGGGCGCCGCCTACGCCGCGCATGGGCTGATCACGCTCGCTGGCAGCCGCATCTACACCAGCTTGGCCGATACCGACGAGGTCATCGACGACGCGCTCAACCGTTTCGAAGACGTGCTGAAACTGGTGTAG
- a CDS encoding class II aldolase/adducin family protein, whose translation MKFQSMRQRVVEMSVRLADHGYFAATGGNLALRVDDEHIVVTPSAVDYYQMGPQDICVLRLSDLAKVDGERKASVESGMHAQVLRHRKDCLASIHTHQPAASALSLLGRPLTVQNTEHRALLGPQVLIAGYAPSGTRWLSSKLRRVLRQDINAYLLRTHGAICCGGSPEQALHAISALEAFAIAQLRERIAARATSAGPEQAALQKLIATLDANPIQELTA comes from the coding sequence ATGAAATTCCAATCCATGCGCCAACGCGTCGTCGAGATGAGCGTGCGGCTGGCCGATCACGGTTACTTTGCCGCCACCGGTGGCAACCTCGCCTTGCGCGTCGACGACGAACACATCGTGGTGACGCCATCGGCAGTCGATTACTACCAGATGGGACCGCAGGATATCTGCGTGCTGCGCCTGAGCGATCTGGCCAAGGTGGATGGCGAACGCAAAGCGTCGGTGGAAAGCGGTATGCACGCACAGGTGCTGCGTCATCGCAAGGATTGTCTGGCCAGCATCCATACGCATCAGCCTGCGGCGAGCGCGCTGAGTCTGCTGGGCCGGCCGCTGACCGTACAGAACACGGAACATCGCGCACTGCTTGGTCCCCAGGTGCTGATTGCGGGTTATGCACCGTCCGGAACGCGCTGGCTGTCCAGCAAACTCCGACGCGTGCTGCGCCAGGACATCAACGCTTATTTGTTGCGTACGCATGGCGCGATCTGCTGCGGCGGCAGTCCCGAACAGGCGCTGCACGCCATCTCGGCACTGGAAGCGTTCGCAATTGCGCAGTTGCGCGAACGCATCGCGGCACGAGCGACGTCTGCAGGCCCTGAACAGGCCGCCCTGCAAAAGCTGATCGCCACGCTCGATGCGAACCCCATTCAGGAGTTGACCGCATGA
- a CDS encoding class II aldolase/adducin family protein, with protein MPLSNLLEDAIHRLDAKHLLGADGSVSVRLPGTQDMLIGAPRKAAMRVSLATAQGEPAWHAAVYRTRADVGAIALGGGTYGRTLGDFGGHLPQVFDEQARHLGRTALPLAELQGDAESSAAHSLITGGNAWFCGHIVLVFGSTAQRLVLNAELLEKCAKAYALANASGEPVHTLPWWVCHIANGRLKKDQRRASERFAQGVLPEEVKGY; from the coding sequence ATGCCGCTCTCCAACCTTCTCGAAGACGCGATCCACCGCCTGGACGCCAAGCATTTGCTTGGCGCAGACGGCAGCGTTTCCGTGCGCCTGCCCGGCACGCAGGACATGCTCATTGGCGCGCCAAGAAAAGCAGCGATGCGCGTGTCGCTGGCTACCGCACAGGGCGAGCCAGCATGGCACGCGGCGGTTTATCGCACGCGTGCCGACGTGGGTGCGATTGCACTGGGTGGCGGCACCTATGGCCGAACCCTTGGTGACTTCGGCGGACATCTGCCGCAAGTGTTTGACGAGCAGGCACGACATCTCGGACGCACGGCGCTGCCACTGGCAGAGCTGCAAGGCGATGCGGAAAGTAGTGCCGCACACAGCCTCATTACTGGCGGCAATGCGTGGTTCTGCGGGCACATTGTGCTGGTGTTCGGCAGTACCGCACAGCGCCTGGTGCTCAACGCCGAGCTGTTGGAGAAATGCGCGAAAGCGTACGCGTTGGCCAATGCGAGCGGCGAGCCGGTGCATACCTTGCCCTGGTGGGTTTGCCATATCGCCAACGGTCGTCTGAAAAAGGATCAACGGCGAGCCAGCGAACGTTTTGCACAAGGCGTGCTACCCGAAGAAGTGAAAGGCTACTGA